In Eucalyptus grandis isolate ANBG69807.140 chromosome 4, ASM1654582v1, whole genome shotgun sequence, the following proteins share a genomic window:
- the LOC104441795 gene encoding cytochrome P450 87A3 — MAHMLRACSFLCQPRRLTIPFLLHQHQHRTFYRFYPILFKEMWFDCLGALVVIGIVCWIYRWRNPRCNGKLPPGSMGLPLLGETLQFFAPNTSHDISPFIKERMKNYGPIFRTSLVGRPVIVSTDPDFNYFIFQQEGNLFQSWYPDTFTEVFGRQNVGSLHGFMYKYLKNMVLSLFGPASLQKMLPEVEKTAYGRLQQWSCQHMIEVKEETASMIFHLTAKKLISYDSESSSENLRESFVSFIRGLISFPLDIPGTAYHNCLQGRKRAMRMLKNLLQERRMMPRKQQNDFFDYVLEELQKEGTILTEAIALDLMFVLLFASFETTSLALTLAMKFLLENPTALKRLTEEHEAIIRKREDADSALTWKEYKSMTFTFQVINETVRLANIVPGIFRKALRQIQFKGYTIPEGWAVMVCPPAVHLNPAKYEDPLTFNPWRWEGMDVHVASKQFMAFGGGMRFCVGTDFTKVQMAVFLHCLVTRYRWQAIKGGNTVRTPGLQFPDGFHIRIWEKESLAKREN, encoded by the exons ATGGCACACATGTTGCGcgcttgttcttttctttgccaacCTCGCAGACTGACCATTCCATTTCTGCTACACCAACATCAGCATCGTACATTCTATAGATTCTACCCAATACTCTTCAAGGAAATGTGGTTCGACTGTCTTGGAGCTCTGGTTGTCATTGGCATCGTGTGCTGGATTTATCGGTGGAGGAATCCTAGATGCAATGGAAAACTTCCGCCGGGCTCGATGGGCTTGCCACTCCTCGGCGAGACCCTCCAATTCTTCGCTCCAAACACTTCTCATGATATCTCTCCATTCATCAAAGAGAGAATGAAGAA TTATGGACCAATATTCAGGACAAGTTTGGTGGGACGGCCAGTCATAGTATCGACGGATCCGGATTTCAATTACTTTATTTTCCAACAAGAGGGAAACCTGTTCCAGAGCTGGTACCCAGACACCTTCACAGAGGTTTTCGGCCGACAAAATGTGGGTTCGCTCCATGGTTTCATGTACAAATACCTCAAAAATATGGTGCTGAGTCTCTTTGGCCCTGCAAGCCTCCAAAAGATGCTCCCGGAAGTTGAGAAGACTGCATACGGAAGATTACAGCAGTGGTCATGTCAGCACATGAttgaagtaaaagaagaaacagcAAGT ATGATATTCCATCTGACAGCAAAGAAGTTAATAAGCTACGATTCAGAGAGCTCTTCAGAAAATCTCAGGGAAAGCTTTGTCTCATTCATACGAGGATTGATTTCCTTTCCATTGGACATTCCTGGTACCGCCTATCACAACTGCTTACAG ggaaggaaaagggcAATGAGGATGCTGAAGAACTTGCTACAAGAAAGGAGGATGATGCCCAGGaaacaacaaaatgatttttttgattatgTGCTTGAAGAACTTCAAAAGGAGGGAACAATTCTTACAGAGGCAATCGCATTGGATTTAATGTTTGTGTTACTATTTGCCAGCTTTGAGACTACTTCCCTTGCTCTGACATTAGCCATGAAGTTTCTTTTAGAGAACCCCACGGCACTGAAGAGATTGACG GAAGAACACGAGGCCATCATAAGGAAAAGGGAAGATGCTGATTCTGCACTGACCTGGAAGGAGTACAAATCAATGACATTTACATTTCAG GTGATAAATGAAACAGTCAGGCTCGCAAATATAGTTCCAGGAATCTTCCGGAAAGCACTGAGACAAATTCAATTCAAAG GCTACACCATACCAGAAGGTTGGGCTGTTATGGTTTGTCCACCAGCCGTACACTTAAATCCAGCAAAATATGAAGATCCTCTGACATTTAATCCATGGAGATGGGAG GGGATGGATGTACACGTTGCATCTAAACAATTTATGGCTTTTGGTGGGGGTATGAGATTCTGTGTTGGGACTGACTTCACAAAGGTTCAGATGGCGGTTTTTCTCCATTGCCTAGTGACAAGATACAG gTGGCAAGCAATTAAAGGAGGCAATACTGTCCGCACACCGGGTTTACAATTTCCAGATGGCTTTCATATTCGAATCTGGGAGAAAGAGTCGCTCGCAAAAAGGGAAAACTAA
- the LOC104441797 gene encoding scarecrow-like protein 28: protein MLAGCSSSTLLSPRHRLRSEPSAVAQFQACHFQLPSMSTQRLDLPCSFSRKENSRPQSLRPVSLSVEKTSIEATTTTCSLKQHIRLPPLATTSQGSIEGRREVKGEFWERGKSLKRFADRSSVDESYVSRAKRKRHGNSNEKPDYVGEGGENLSLGQLSGGSFWFQPSFSASPIPFSITCSQDDEERVCFVPSEVVSSPMPLSNNPWVESIVTKITDLGEKDVEISHGPVKEDSGSSASSDSQSLALRLNENMSEHEAGNGSGNPYPHEGFSLEASEENHHGEHHEFELVSLLTACVEAIGSKNIPVINHFIAKLGDHASPRGSTISRVIAYYTEALALRVTRLWPHVFHITTPREVDRVDEDSGMALRLLNQVSPIPKFIHFTSNEILLRAFEGKDRVHIIDFDIKQGLQWPSLFQSLASRSNPPSHVRITGIGESKQELVETGDRLAVFAGSFNLPFEFHPVVDRLEDVRLWMLHVKEGESVAVNCVCQLHKTLYDGSGGALRDFLRLIRSTNPVVLLMAEQEAHHNTSSLEVRVINSLRYYSALFDSIHSSLPLESAARVKIEELFAREIRNIVACEGSDRLERHQSFDEWRKLMEQGAFRCLETTERERIQSQMLLKMYDVDEDFIVSERGQDQAALTLSWQDQPLYTVSAWVPADVAGSSSSFSQPN, encoded by the coding sequence ATGTTGGCTGGGTGCTCAAGTTCTACCTTGTTGTCACCGAGGCATCGATTGAGGAGTGAACCATCTGCAGTTGCACAGTTCCAAGCTTGCCATTTCCAGTTGCCTTCAATGAGCACCCAGAGACTGGACTTGCCATGTAGTTTCTCCAGGAAAGAGAACTCAAGACCTCAGTCCCTCAGGCCAGTCTCACTCTCTGTGGAGAAAACATCCATTGAAGCAACCACCACCACTTGTTCTCTCAAGCAGCACATCAGGCTGCCTCCATTGGCAACCACTTCTCAGGGATCAATCGAAGGTAGGAGAGAGGTCAAGGGGGAGTTCTGGGAGAGAGGGAAGAGCTTGAAGAGGTTCGCAGATCGCAGTTCTGTCGATGAGTCCTATGTCAGCAGGGCTAAGAGGAAAAGGCATGGCAATTCGAATGAGAAACCTGATTATGTTGGGGAAGGGGGTGAGAACCTGAGCTTAGGCCAATTGAGCGGAGGCAGCTTCTGGTTCCAGCCAAGTTTCAGTGCCTCTCCAATCCCTTTCTCCATCACATGTTCCCAGGATGATGAGGAAAGAGTTTGTTTCGTTCCGAGCGAGGTTGTCTCCTCCCCTATGCCGCTGTCGAACAATCCTTGGGTGGAATCCATCGTGACCAAGATCACAGACCTAGGTGAGAAAGACGTCGAGATCAGCCACGGGCCGGTGAAAGAGGATTCGGGATCAAGCGCTTCATCAGACAGTCAGAGCTTGGCGCTTAGGCTTAACGAAAACATGTCGGAGCATGAAGCAGGGAATGGTTCAGGGAACCCATATCCACATGAAGGTTTTAGTTTGGAAGCCAGCGAGGAGAATCACCACGGAGAGCACCATGAATTTGAGCTCGTTAGCCTACTTACAGCATGCGTAGAGGCGATTGGGTCCAAGAATATTCCGGTGATTAACCACTTCATTGCTAAGTTGGGGGATCATGCCTCCCCGAGGGGATCCACTATAAGTCGTGTGATCGCTTACTATACTGAGGCTTTAGCGCTGCGAGTCACAAGGCTGTGGCCTCATGTTTTTCACATCACCACCCCTCGGGAAGTTGATCGGGTGGATGAGGACTCGGGGATGGCATTGCGGCTTTTGAACCAGGTTAGCCCTATCCCCAAGTTCATCCATTTCACATCGAATGAGATACTGTTAAGAGCGTTTGAAGGGAAAGACAGGGTTCACATCATAGATTTCGACATCAAGCAAGGACTTCAGTGGCCTAGTTTGTTTCAGAGTCTAGCCTCTCGGTCCAATCCTCCTAGCCATGTAAGGATTACCGGCATAGGTGAGTCTAAGCAGGAACTAGTTGAAACAGGGGACCGACTGGCGGTATTCGCTGGCTCGTTCAACCTTCCTTTTGAGTTTCACCCAGTTGTGGATCGGCTGGAAGACGTGAGGCTGTGGATGCTTCATGTaaaggagggagagagtgtCGCCGTGAACTGTGTTTGCCAATTGCACAAGACGCTTTATGATGGCAGTGGAGGAGCACTCAGGGACTTTCTCAGATTGATACGAAGCACGAACCCAGTTGTTCTCCTGATGGCAGAGCAAGAAGCCCATCATAATACAAGCAGCTTGGAAGTGAGGGTCATCAATTCGTTGAGATACTATTCGGCATTGTTTGACTCAATTCATTCGAGCCTTCCGCTAGAGAGCGCAGCCAGGGTTAAGATAGAGGAGTTGTTCGCCCGGGAAATCAGAAATATTGTCGCTTGTGAAGGAAGCGACAGATTGGAAAGGCACCAGAGTTTCGACGAGTGGAGGAAATTGATGGAGCAGGGAGCATTCCGTTGCTTGGAAACTactgaaagagagagaattcaaAGCCAGATGCTGTTGAAGATGTACGACGTTGATGAGGATTTTATTGTCAGTGAGCGCGGGCAAGATCAAGCAGCACTTACTCTGAGTTGGCAGGATCAGCCTCTTTATACAGTCTCAGCATGGGTACCTGCTGATGTTGCAGGCAGCTCTTCCTCCTTTTCTCAGCCGAATTGA